The DNA window CAGAATCAGTTTTCGAAAGGGTATAATTATATGCTTATAGTAGGAACTGATATGGACGTTCTGTCTCATCCTCATTCTCATCCTGTATTGTAAAACTTACCGCACTAagcaaatgaataaaatgttgcGTTTGTTGGGCAAAGATATATACAAAACATTTTGAGGGAAAACCAATAACGTCATGCCTAGGATCAGTGGTTatagttttataaaaaaaaacatctgaCCAAACTGTGGAATGTCTGTAGAGTAGAGTATATGATAATTAagatcattttctttttttatatgtgagagaaatcgaataaaataatcgaGGAATGTTTCGATGGATAAATAAGCAGTGAGCAGAAtcatttgtgaaatttttttcataacaataTTCGCTTGCATAATATTTATGTGATAAATGGTAGACTGCAGAAAGCTTATTCTGAGTTTATACTGGTCCCTTACTGCTATAGATGGTTCCACGGTGACGTCGTCGGTACCATGGACAACAGGCGCAGCAAAGGCAGGAAATACAGAAGACAATCAGAGAGATAATAACGACCACAGCGATAACAACAGGAACGATTATGCCCAGTCtgaaaacacaattttttattatactcgtCATTACACGATCGTATTGTTAATTCACTATTAGAAATATTGACCTTTAATTATAGCTATTGATTTATCAATGACATAAGTCCTAAATAGTTTGGTTTTAtgaaaacagtttttaattgTAATCTCGATCATTGAGGTATAGGTAATACATAAATTGAGCATATTTTGATCgatgaaaatagtaaaaattgttttttttttattacccaGTTCTCATTGTGAACTCCGCCCAATCGCAGCAGTAAACAGTACCATCGACTCTGGGGCAACAATAGCTGTTTTCGCTCGGATCAACAAGTGGTCTCGGACAGGAATTCACGAATTTATCGATAAAATTGTCACTGGTTCCTAAAGTACAGTCC is part of the Neodiprion virginianus isolate iyNeoVirg1 chromosome 5, iyNeoVirg1.1, whole genome shotgun sequence genome and encodes:
- the LOC124305837 gene encoding protein shisa-4-like isoform X1 encodes the protein MARFAVSIVAVICLVSVAYGMDCTLGTSDNFIDKFVNSCPRPLVDPSENSYCCPRVDGTVYCCDWAEFTMRTGLGIIVPVVIAVVVIISLIVFCISCLCCACCPWYRRRHRGTIYSSMQTPVTGIHVIQTPPSNSGYTVHQIQQIQPPIYANAVSAMPQHPVPPPQYTREDNTKQAPYNPSYVQ
- the LOC124305837 gene encoding protein shisa-4-like isoform X2, whose translation is MDCTLGTSDNFIDKFVNSCPRPLVDPSENSYCCPRVDGTVYCCDWAEFTMRTGLGIIVPVVIAVVVIISLIVFCISCLCCACCPWYRRRHRGTIYSSMQTPVTGIHVIQTPPSNSGYTVHQIQQIQPPIYANAVSAMPQHPVPPPQYTREDNTKQAPYNPSYVQ